The Nymphaea colorata isolate Beijing-Zhang1983 chromosome 11, ASM883128v2, whole genome shotgun sequence genome includes the window GTATGGATCGAAACGAGATTCCATGATCTTGACCAAGAATGCTAATATCGGATGATCAGGCCCTCAGATGACCATAGGAAGTGGTATTGGTGGTTCTTGGGCGAATTGGTGCGTTTGGGTTGCCAAGAACTAGGGCTCTGTCGACATGGTCTTAGCGGCTCGGTGGGTTAGGCCATTGCCATACAAAATGGGGAATGGGTGGGGCAAGTAGGAGAGGATGGCAGGGTCTTACCAGTTACTATGGAAATGCAGGTTCCAGCCGTGGCTGGGGTTGACGGAAGGGATGGTGCTCAGTCAAATGGCATTGGTCAGCTGCTCTGAGCAGCTACGGTTACCACGACAACTTCAAGAGCAGGTGGCGTAGGCATTTGAGGAACTCAACACTTCTTGCTAATAGTGCCTGGATACATTGGTTATAACAATACAACACTAAGCGCATCTGGATGTACCCAGATATCTATAGGGCATGGTCTTATATAATCTACCTATGGGCAAGCGATCAACTATTGCCTGTCCAAGAGGTGTTGGAATTGGCTTTATTTGGCTCTAACTGCCCAGTATGTAGAAGTGGCGAGTGGTAGGCGCGTCTTTTGGCCTGTGCTCAAGTTGGTCCCTCAGCCTAGGGCCCTATGCTAGTTGACTGACGCTCCAATGGTCTCTCATGGTCATCGCTTAGAAGCTTTTGCCCATTCTTTAGAGACGTTGTCAGCTAAACGGCCTTATGTCTTCTCCATTCGCCCTGACGTTTGTCTTTGTAACGCTCGAGTGTGGCCCTTGCTAGCACTTGCCAGCCTTGGGTAAAGCACAATAGTCCTCATCTACTTTGTTGTCTAGTCGTGTGTTGCATCGTAGTTCTAGTTATTGTCGTTGACTGAATGCGCACTGGTGCTTCAAGAGCCTTTTTCCTCCACACTTCTAGTCCTATGCAACTACCTTTGCCCAAAGTCCTCCATATCCATGCCTAGCCAAGCTACGGTCCATGGGGGTCATTAAGAAGATGACATCAATTCCTCCTCCCTTAAAATGGGTTTTGCCACAAGGCCCATGTGTCATCCTTTCATCTATCCAGGGGATGTCAAGGCTCTAACCACTTGAGCTTGGCCTTGGTCCACCACTCTAGACTGTTGTGCATCTCTTGGTTAACTTTTGCCTCCTTGTCCATGTTGTCCATAATTAGCCAATTTTCCTTTTGGCTCAAGAATCGTGTTCTTGGGATGACCAATCATTTTCGCCTCTAGTCTTGCTGCGACAAGGGATGTTGATAGCTGAATGTGGCAATGACAACCGAAAGAGCTAATCCATCCCATGGTTGTGGTTGGGAAACGACAGGGGTGACTCTAAATGGTTCTTAGCAGCAGGCAGACAAACCTATACGATTGGCGCACAAGATGTAGGCAGCGGGGTTGCAGTCGTAGGCCATTGCAGATCTCGGCCAAGAATGCCTAGATCGAATGATCATGCCTTGTGATTATTGTAGGCAAGTGCTAGGGAGTGCTTTGTGTGGCTATTGGACTACTCGTCGGGGTTGGGTTGCCAAGAATTGGGATAAGCTATCACTGTGCAAAATGGGGAAGGGTCGAATTGGAGGAACTTAGAACACTTCATTGCTAAGAATGCTTAGATAATTGGCCATTGCCTATCCAAGTGTTACGATTGTTTTATTAGGTCCGCAGAAGGCCCTGGAGCTTGTGTCAGTTGGGCTGAAGTCTCTCCAGAATACCTTAGTTGAACCTTGGGCACCGGTCCAATGACATTGTAGCATGCCGTTTTGTAGATAATGACTCCGTACAAAAGATCGAGAAATATGGACAACTTTATACACTTGTGTCTCAGCAACCTCTCTCTTTCCAATTTATATgaatgcacatgcatgtgtaaattcaatttaaatctGTCGAAGGAGCAACTGTTtatatgcatcaattttttaaatgaaactCTTGATTCTCAAGATGTTGCGTGACTACGTTTGGTCAGATGACCTATTCCTGGGTTTCCTGCAAACCATCATTTGCCTACTTTATTGTgacagaaaaaggaaacgaaAAACACTAATGCTTTTTGTTAGAATTTGTTAATTTGCATTTCATTTATTCTGTACAGTTGCCAGGAGcacttaaatgaaaaaaagaaactatatgaactactttgtttggttggagggaaaagAAGGGATGGAATGGGAGGGaatgggaagggaagggaatggaagggaagagaaatgaaagggaaaggaatgaaatgaaaaaaaatagaaaaagttgattaaaaagtttatttagatagaaaataaagaaaaaaaaataaaatgaaaaaagagatttATACTAAACAataccaaacaaacaaaaaaactcatACCAAACATGCCCTCAGGAGAAACTGAAAGACTGACAGCGGCTGTATTACACAACTTCGATaagatttttgagaaaaaacgaaaaaacgaAAAGCCCAACGCGGCAAATGTATTAAAACCCTACCACATCTAGACGGGATCTGGATAACAGTTCGGCCAAACATCAAAACCTCTCTAGTCCCTCCCTCTGCAAGCTCGTCTCGATCGCCATGGCCCTCATTCCCATCTCACGAGCCATCTCCGTGCGGTGCCAAGTAACCGCCGCCTTCTCCAGAAGGCTCTACACGTCCCTTTCCGCAGCCCGGCCGAGGTCTTCTCCATTTGTTGGCAGCTTCACCTCCCCCCGTTCGCTCTCGCCCGCTCTCTCTCACGCCCTCCGTCTTTCTCTAGGCGGCACAAGCCGCATGTCCATCAGGTGTCGCGTCAACCGCTCCGGCGATTCAGCGTACTCGCCGCTGAACTCGTCCTCCAATTTCAGTGACCGTCCGCCAACAGAGATGGCGCCGCTTTTCCCTGGCTGCGATTACGAGCACTGGCTCATCGTCATGGAAAATCCTGGTGGCGAGGGAGCCACTAAACAGCAGATGATCGATTGCTACATCCAGACCTTAGCTAAGGTCGTCGGCAGGTCAGTGGCTTCCGCCTCCTCTCCTccagaatcttttttttttctttttctctttccttatttcttttattttacattttttttggtACCTGTTGAATGGTCTGTTATCGATATCATGCGtgtattattttctctcttagCTTCTTTTCCGCGCTACACTTGTTTCTTTCATCCCCAGGTGGTTCGGTTGTTATCTGGCTCACTGATTGAACTGCTACGTGAGGGCACCTTTGTCTCAGTTCATGACCTTGTTCTTGGATGTCGCAAGCTTTTGAATTGCAACTGCACAATGTTTGTCTACTTGCTTTTGGTTATGTTCCAGATTTGTCAAGCCAGTTGAAACCCTTTCACGGCTGATGGCTGACACGACCATTTTGAGCTGCTTGCgagtttaactttttttttggggtactTGTTCACCAATGCGTGGTAAAGTTTTTCACGTCTTACAGGAATCAATAGCTTCGCTAGAATAAATTCTCCAACCTGGGGATGCCTTGTGTGGTTGTATACGCCACTTCTATAAATGAAATACGCGTGGAAAGGACAATCAGTGTCATTAACGCATGATTCTGCGATTGTTATAGGGGCTTCCGGGACAATGAAAACTGATTACTCATGAAAATTTGAATCTTCTGGTCCGCATCTTCATGATAGCTCCCAAGAAAATTGGTTCCTTTTTAGGTTGAAGTGTTGAACCCAACGTCGAAGCGTGAGTGAGGGAGCAAAGTTCCTTCCTGTATTTAGGAAGACCATTTGCATCATGGCTTTCCAGTAGTAACTGGAAGAAGGAACaaataaattcaatttctttcaaAGTGCCATAGAGTAACTACCTTCCCGCCCCCTCCTCTGTAtctaaaagaaatgcttcttgaACAGTTCAAGCTGATGCAGTTTGTTTTTTCTGAAGTTTGTATTGTGTTGAATTTTGAGTATGAATACTGAAAATTTGTGCAGTCATTGCATattcttcaaagttcaaagaaaAGTATTGTTTCTGCTTATTTTCCTCATGCCAATTCTTTATGCAATGATTTCATTTGTCTTATTTGAAAGCACTACCTATTACTGCTTTGTGTTTCGGAGGAGTGCATGAGAGCCAAATAAAGTTGCATCCTAGACTGGACATAACTGTGATCCTGTATGTATGCATGAGGGACCACCAAGCCATTGCTTGGAACAATCATGTTGAGATGTATGAGTCGCCAAACAAAGTTGCATTCTACACAGGGCATGCTTGTTACTGTGTGAGTCTGTGAGACCACCAAGTATTGCTCATAATCATCTTGTCCAAAACATCAAAGTGGTGCTAAAATTTGACAGAAATTCGATGTAGATGAGATCTTCAAGTTGTCCACCGATCTGGACTGATGGATCCAGCTCCAAGTTATGCATATAGACCAGTTGGTTTTAAATAGGTCCACTAGAATCATTAGTTCATCCTCTCTACAACTCAATACTTGACCAACCTATATGTGTTAATGGCTTATTGCTGAGGACAGGCCTAGGGGATCCAAAGGAATATCAAGGATACACTTCAACAAGGTTGTTTTGGAGCTCTCCTTGCTTAAGTTGTTGATGCTTCTTGTCAATTATCAGAAGTGATTGCTTTGGAGCTTACACTGCTTGAGTTGATGTTTTTTGTCAACCATCAGAATTGATAGTTGTCCTTGTGCAGGGATAAGCAAGGAAGTTCGTCTAAAATTCACAAATCAATTTGATTTTATGATAAAATCCAATAGAGTGCTGTTGTAGTCAGTGTTGTCTTACTGTTGATTGAAAAGCAGAAGATTGCATGACTTCTATATCTTTTTTCCTCcttgaatttcattttgagGCGTATATCATTTACATATCTTTACTCTATAGGTAACACTAGTATGGCATTCTGAACTTTCAACTCTACTTTGGTTGGAAGTTTACCATCATTCATTTAATACCTGGGTTCAATGGTGGATCATATTTTGCAAGTGAAAATTGAGGATCTTTTCTCTGGCCAACAGTTTGTTGATATGGGTAATTACATATTTTGTGGTCTCatttcaatgaaaataaattacaCAGGCAACCATAAGTTTTTATACAAATTATGTGACATCTGATCAAGCATAATTATGTCCAAATACTTGGTTTGTGTCTAAAAGCTGTGATTTTActtttaatattattatatCTTGACTTCCACTTGATATCTTGGACATGCATTTGAACCTTGGAAGAATTGGAACTGATGGAGCATTGACAGACAAGATCACCAAGGAATAAGGACTAGTGGATTCAAGAACTAAGGCTGCTTATTAACCGCTTGTGTGAGtgcagttttttctttcctGCGATGGTTCCTAGCTTAACGGCTATCAAGCATAATCTTGGGAGATGTGTCTTAGTAAAACATTGGGTATGCTCATGAAACAGTCTTAGTTGTTAATGGaatcaagaaataaaaactagtggatttaagaaataaggCTACTCTTTGAGCACTTGTGTGAGGGCATTTTTTCTTTGCTGCTATGGTTCACAGCTCAAAGACCATGATCATGGTCTTGGGAGATGTATCTTAGAAAAATATTAAGTGTGCTCATGCAACAGACTTAGTTTTCAAGGAGCTGGCATGTAAACAAATCAGAAATCAACAATAGTACCTAGAGCTTGATCATGTATAAAGATTTAGTTAGCTAGAAGTAAAGGTATTAGGTGTGCCATTGTTTGGAAATTCAGCTGCAATGGCTGACTGAATAGGTCCCTATACGACTTTCTCCTGAAAAAGGTCAACTAAGCATACGAAATCAATAATAGGCAGGCTCACCTTGTAAGTCCTGCACTACTGGCCTTTTGTCATTGTAGACATCAGACCAACCAGCTTGGATGGCTTACCTTGTAAGTACGGGACCTGACTGGACTATGTTAAGTTTTGTAATGACTCAACCCCTAACTGCCTGAGCAACTGATATACCAGATCCTATCCTGCTCAATGATCTTTACTTCATGCCCAGAAAGAGGTACAAGCTAAGACACTAGGTTGTGCAAGACAGTTCCTTAAGatttcttttgatatttgatATGGTATTGTTCTCAAATTGTATATATGAAATGTTACAAGATTCGTCGGCTGACAAAAGTTACAAGATGATTCTCATATGTTGGACCCTAGTTCTAAGAGTTGAACTTCATACCAATCGTGACCTAATTTGTAAAAATGAAAGTTGGGCCAATTGATACCTTAAAAGACTAATAGGAACTGGGTGGTCTGGCTCGGTCCAGACCGATTGActgtaaataaatatatatacatatacggaCATAAATATTAAAACATATGCATCTGTACAAAAAATGTACATATACATCTGTAGGTGAAGGATTCGTCAGCTGACAAATGACTAGGTCGACTAATTGAGTAATCTGACCAACTAATCGCTTGTTTGAAACAAAGGTTGGTTGAGAACCGACTCAGCCGATTAGTTGGGATTTTGACAATTAAGATTGTGACAACCTGACCCATAACTGAAACATGTGCAGTTGTGCACAAATTACacaatgctttttcttttttaccattGCAAGGTGGGATTAGGTGTAAACAACATTCGGCTGTTAAAATCTTTTACTTCAACTTGAAAGGCTTGTGGGCCAACCCCTACCACTTCCCAGATGGAAACTCAACATTGTCAAAGGAGGACTTCCCACAGACTGGAATTGGTCTAAACAACCCTTCACCAACTGAATTAGCAACCTAGTCTTTATCTAACTGGCAACACAAGGCCCAGTGGACTAACCTGCCTGCCTTTTCAATGGGCGGTTGGCATCACCAGCAACAAACTGGTAAACTACTAGTCTGAAACTTCCTTTTTTGCAAGCTGCTTATGACCATCTTAGACTGCCAGTGCATTTGTCAGCTGGCCAGAGACCCTACCATTTGTTTGGCGATGATGGTTACAGGTAGGTGTAAGAATCCTGACCTCATTCTAGCCCGTACATATAAATAAATGCTGTTGAAGCCGTTTCAATTTCTAACATTCGTTTTACCTTCCAAATGAACTTTGCAGCCATAAAAGTCGGGTTTCCTTTCATCTTTGTTAGTTTGATCCTTTTGAAGATCCAAATCTCCCCGAAAGCCATTAAACCAGATTCATTTGCACTCAGGTCCTGATAAAGCGAGGAAAGCCTATTCTGACTAAATGACGTGCCGGCACCATTCCAATCCGAATTATCTCAAAACCAATTAAAGCCAAGAATGGACAAGTTTAATTTTACCTTGCATAAACCTAATAGTGCCAAGGGTATGCTTTATAATCCATGTGCATATTTatgaagctaatttatcttagcGCTCGTATGTTGACTAGCTTATTTGTTAATTGATTGATATTAATACCTTAAGCTAAGGACCAGGCAACCTTACTAATTGCTCTTCCTGTAGCATTTGTGGTTAACTCGATATAAAATCTAGCATTCTGAGCTAATTCAGTACCCTGGTACAAGATGTCTTTATTATCTTCTGagtttctttcatattttttgttgctttcattGAGTAGTAGTTAATTTTTGGTTAAGAGTTTCACTACTTTCTTATATATGAAGGAGAAAATTTAGGTTTCAAGTTGTTGCATGTAAACGATAAACAATGTAATTGACTGCTTCCAAAATGTTTTGCCTTTCTCCTTTCTGTTTTTGTGTATCCTTATGAACAATGTTTGTAAATCATTGATTGATATTTCTTCCagtatgtttttatttttgtaggcTTCTTGTTTTAATTCTGATGCTTGATAGCTAATGACTCATTCATGTTTATTACCAtaagtttccttttttaatttgataacTTTGTATGATTCAAATATATTTATCATAGGAATTCTGAATTTTGTTGCAGTCACATGCAGATGCATTTAGTGCTGAGGGTTTTGCTCCCTTTCTTTCTAGTTTCTGTGTCCCTGAATGTGCACGCGTGTGCATCTTTCATGCATGCAATGTGCATATCCATGTCCTCGCCTTGCTCATGTCCGTCACTCTGTGTGTTCATATGCAAACATGTATGTCTATATGTGCTATAATTTGTGCACACCAAtctcctcttatttttcttccattaaGTATATAAGTTTTTGCACTAGGCAGTGGTGTGGACCTACGGCTGCCATATCCTCTACAGTCTACACATCTCCACTATATTGCCTAGATATAATAGCACTTGTTGCACATTATCTTCctcaatttgatgaaattggcTAATCACGTGATACAGTGAAGAGGAAGCAAAGAAGAGGATCTATAATGTTTCTTGTGAGCGGTATTTTGGTTTTGGCTGTGAGATTGATGAGGAGACTTCCAACAAGCTTGAAGGTCTGTAAGAGAATTAAATTCTACGGATGTTTTGTGATTCCTTCTGTCTGTGTTTTGCTGCATATGTTTGTCTCATCCAGAGGATTTAactattttcttcctttttcatgcTAATGTTGTGATGAATTTGTCTCAAGTAtgaaagttttgatttttttgggtgTAGGACTTCCTGGAGTCTTGTTTGTGCTCCCAGATTCGTATGTTGATCCCGAAAACAAAGACTATGGTGGTAACTATATAAAGTCACTCTGTTTCCAATTTATATGAATGCACGTTCGTgtaaattcaatttcaattttttgaaggaaGAGCTGTAATAtgcatcaattttttaaatagaaactCCTCTTCAGAAGATGATGTGCTACTGCATTTGGCCTGATGACCTTGTGTTGGGTTTCCTGGAGACCATCATTTGACTACTCTGCAGTGAcggaaaaaaaacgaaaaaaactgATGCTTTTTGTGTAAATTTCCAAATTTGCATTTCATTTGCTTTATACAGCTGCGAGCagcaattaaatgaaaaaagctTTCTGAACTATTTTATTTTGTCCAAGTGTTTTCTGGAAAAACACGAACTAATCTCAAGTAATCTTCGTGCAGCTGAATTGTTTGTTAATGGAGAAATAGTTCAAAGGTCTCCTGAGCGGCAAAGGAGAGTTGAACCAGTGCCCCAGAGAGCTCAAGACAGACCACGGTACAATGACAGAACTCGTTATGTAAGGCGCAGAGAAAATCAACGGTGATTTGATTAGTATGCTCAACATGGGCAGATCAGCGCCAGGTTCTACTAGAATACAAAACGCAGAACTGTTTAGATCATCTATTTTCAGAACTAACAGTAAACATAGAGAATTTAGGGTGTGTTTGTGGTTCTGGTTTTGGCGTGTCCGCTTGGTCATGATTCAGCGCATGTTTACCATTATATTTGTCGTCTTTTTGTCCAGAGATCACAATGTTGTGTTAAACGGAACTCTGTGAGCGAACCTTTTAGTTAATATTGGAAGACCGACAGCCCCACAAATTTCCTGGTTGGTGTATCACCATCGGTACAGTCAGAAAGCCCGCTAGCGTGCTTGTGTTTGGTTTTTAGTTCATTTGCATGTTGTAGAAAACACCAGTTGACCTAATATCGTCTCACCAGTACGAAGATTAactatttttcttgaaaagcGCGAGCTCCGCAGAACGGGAGGATCGTGCCTAGAGGAACCCGAGTGAATCTTTTGCAATTTGGCTATTCCTAATCCAATTGACATGCTAGACCAAGTATAAAGATGGGTGGATGAAATTTAAGGCCTGCTACCAAGACTTCCTTGAGTGAATCTGTATGTTCCCTACTCAATCCTCTGTAAGATATGACTGCCCTCATGGGCAGTTCACTTGCCGGCCAGGGCCCTAAATCATTATTATAAAGTCAATTAATTTAGACCACGCAAGCTTATAGAAGATGGGTTATATGATTGTAAGAAAAGGGTGAAAACGCCAGCCTCTTTTACTCGTTAGACTCTTTTTAGGCACATATTACAAAAACCATAACACTCCCATTCTTGTTAAAgaatatttttaagaaaatattaacATGCTTATGTATTTATGGTTACTAATTTAGCACAAATATGTTTTACTCAAAGTTGTGAAAACTTTTGTTTGTTCGATGCCTTGGAAATTTATTGTAgcagtggaaaaaaaattc containing:
- the LOC116264735 gene encoding multiple organellar RNA editing factor 2, chloroplastic-like, whose translation is MALIPISRAISVRCQVTAAFSRRLYTSLSAARPRSSPFVGSFTSPRSLSPALSHALRLSLGGTSRMSIRCRVNRSGDSAYSPLNSSSNFSDRPPTEMAPLFPGCDYEHWLIVMENPGGEGATKQQMIDCYIQTLAKVVGSEEEAKKRIYNVSCERYFGFGCEIDEETSNKLEGLPGVLFVLPDSYVDPENKDYGAELFVNGEIVQRSPERQRRVEPVPQRAQDRPRYNDRTRYVRRRENQR